Sequence from the Mycobacterium florentinum genome:
CGCTACGACGACCCGTTCCTCGTGTGCGCGGACTACGCCTCCTACGTGGAATGCCAGGCGCGGGTCAGCGCCGCGTGGCAGGACGGGGAGTCGTGGACCAAGATGTCGATCCTGAACACCGCACGCAGCGGCAAGTTCTCATCCGATCGCGCCATCGCGGAGTACTGCGACGACATCTGGAAGGTCTGGCCGCTGACGGTGAAGATCTGAGCCGTACGGCTACGGCGCCCGCCCGGGTGCCGTAGCCGGCGGTTGTCCGCGCTAGCGGGTCTCTTTCGCGACGTAGACGATGATGTAGCCCACCGGGATACCGGTGCGCGCGGCGATGCATTCGCGCGCCACCAAGTCGACCGTGGCCCGGCGACTAGCGCGTGCGGCCGCGGCGATTTCGGGGATCCGGATGAGCCACCCATCGGTCTCTCGAGTGATCTCGATGTCGAAGCACTGACCGACCTTCGGGAAGGTCACACGCGCAACGCTGCGCGGCGATTGCGCACGTCGCAGGGTGGGCTGAATAAGCATCTGCTTTTCCTGAGTCGACAATGGGCCGCGCGCAAGAATAATGCGAAACGGTGCCAAACACCTAATCGGCTGGGGCCCCTGGGTCCCTGGCCGTGATCTGACCGTTGCGTGACCGTTAGTCAGGTATAGCCCGGCAGGTCCGGCACACCGCTGGAGGTCAGCCAGCCGCCGCCGTCGACGACCAGTACGGCACCCGTCACATAGGACGCCGCGTCGCTGGCCAGGAACAACACCGTCTCGGCGACTTCGGTGGTCGAGCCGGGGCGCCGCAGTGGGTTCTGGATGGCGCGGTGCTGGTCGTCGCCGGCGATCCTGCGGACGCCCTCCGTCCCCGACATCGCCCCGGGGGCAACGACATTGACCCGAACCCCGTCGGGCCCCCACTCGATCGCACAGGCGCGGCTGAACGCGTCCACGCCGGCCTTGGCCGACACAACGTGCGCTTGCAGGGCCATGCCACGGTACTGGATCGCCGCGCTGATGTTCACCACGGCGCCGCCGTGCTCGCGCAGCCAGAGGTCATATGCCGCCTTGGAGACGTTGAACGTTCCCACCAGGTCGATGTCGACCACCGCTTTGAAACCGTTCGGACTCAGGCCGCTGATCGGGACGGGGAAGTTCCCGGCCGCGTTATTGACGACGACGTCGAGGCGACCGAAGGCGGCCAGCACATCCTCGACGACGAGGGTGACCTCGTCACTGCGGCGGACGTCGCAAACGCCGTATACGGCCTCAATCCCCTCTTCCCGCAACGCCCTAACCGCGGCCTGAAGATTGGGCTCCTTGCGGCTGCAAATGGCCACCCGGGCGCCGTGAGCGCCCAAAACCCGGGCGATCTCCAGACCCAGCCCGGTGGCCCCACCGGTGATCAGCGCCACCTTGCCTTGCAGGAGGTCTGCGCGAAAAGGACTCGGGTGCAACGTCATTGGGATTCCAGTTCGGAAATCAGGTCCGCGAGGGCAAGGATCCGCGCAGCGTCGCGCACGTGCAGGCTTTCGATCATGCGGCCATCGACGGTGATGACGCTGTTCCCCGCCGCCTGGGCCTCCTCGTAGGCCGAGACGATCTTGCGCGCGTCGGCCAATTCCCTCTCCGAGGGGCCGAACAACTCGTTCGCCGGTGCAACCTGGGAGGGATGGATCAGCGTCTTGCCGTCGAAACCCATCTCGCGACCCTGTTGCGCCTCGGCCCGGAAGCCGTCCTCGTCGGCGATGGCGTTGTACACGCCGTCCA
This genomic interval carries:
- a CDS encoding SDR family oxidoreductase — translated: MTLHPSPFRADLLQGKVALITGGATGLGLEIARVLGAHGARVAICSRKEPNLQAAVRALREEGIEAVYGVCDVRRSDEVTLVVEDVLAAFGRLDVVVNNAAGNFPVPISGLSPNGFKAVVDIDLVGTFNVSKAAYDLWLREHGGAVVNISAAIQYRGMALQAHVVSAKAGVDAFSRACAIEWGPDGVRVNVVAPGAMSGTEGVRRIAGDDQHRAIQNPLRRPGSTTEVAETVLFLASDAASYVTGAVLVVDGGGWLTSSGVPDLPGYT
- a CDS encoding long chain fatty acid-CoA synthetase Faa4p → MTFPKVGQCFDIEITRETDGWLIRIPEIAAAARASRRATVDLVARECIAARTGIPVGYIIVYVAKETR